A genomic segment from Geitlerinema sp. PCC 7407 encodes:
- a CDS encoding inorganic phosphate transporter — MTPELLIGLTSVLAFYLAWNLGANDVANSMGTSVGSKAITLKQAIVIAGILELGGALLLGQRVSGTLATQVVQPESLAASPQLFVVGMIMVLVTCGLWLQIATSRGWPVSSSHATLGAIAGFGWMAAGAAAVNWQTLGSVALAWVLTPLMSGAIAAGLYGALRHWILEHPEPQAQLDEWIPWLSVGLLGVFGVLIVPTLSEAAWLEALPLPAHDPPLLLGGLAAVGITWSSWRRLSRSAGDRAALETVLGRFQVISACFVAFAHGSNDVGNAIAPLAAIAYTQRTGSVPLANFSIPFWILLIGGVGIVFGLAIFGKNVITTVGEGIIALQPSSGFCAELSAATTVLLASHLGLPVSTSHTLIGAVVGIGLLQGAGSIRFQTVRGILLAWVVTVPAAVGLSAGLFAIARWLWAG, encoded by the coding sequence ATGACGCCTGAACTGTTGATTGGTCTGACCAGCGTGCTGGCGTTTTATCTCGCCTGGAACCTGGGCGCAAATGACGTCGCTAACTCCATGGGGACCTCGGTCGGCTCCAAGGCCATCACCCTCAAGCAGGCCATTGTCATCGCGGGAATTTTGGAGCTGGGCGGAGCGCTGCTCCTGGGGCAGCGGGTCTCGGGGACCCTGGCGACCCAGGTGGTCCAGCCCGAAAGTCTGGCTGCGTCGCCGCAGCTGTTTGTGGTGGGCATGATCATGGTGCTGGTGACCTGCGGTCTGTGGCTGCAAATCGCCACGTCGCGCGGCTGGCCGGTGTCTTCTTCCCACGCGACCCTGGGGGCGATCGCCGGCTTCGGCTGGATGGCGGCTGGAGCGGCGGCAGTGAACTGGCAGACCCTGGGCAGCGTGGCGCTAGCCTGGGTGCTCACGCCGCTGATGAGCGGGGCGATCGCCGCGGGCCTCTACGGCGCTCTGCGCCACTGGATTTTGGAGCATCCTGAGCCCCAGGCCCAGCTCGATGAATGGATTCCCTGGCTCAGCGTGGGGCTGCTCGGGGTGTTTGGGGTGCTGATCGTCCCGACCCTCAGCGAAGCGGCCTGGCTGGAGGCGCTGCCCCTGCCGGCCCACGATCCCCCGCTGCTGCTGGGCGGACTGGCGGCTGTGGGCATCACCTGGAGCAGCTGGCGGCGCCTCAGCCGCAGCGCAGGCGATCGCGCGGCCCTGGAAACGGTGCTGGGCCGGTTTCAGGTGATCAGCGCCTGCTTTGTCGCCTTTGCCCACGGCTCCAACGATGTGGGCAATGCCATCGCGCCCCTAGCGGCGATCGCCTACACCCAGCGCACCGGCAGCGTTCCCCTGGCCAATTTCAGCATCCCTTTCTGGATTTTGCTCATCGGCGGCGTTGGCATTGTCTTTGGTTTGGCAATTTTTGGCAAAAACGTCATCACCACCGTCGGCGAAGGCATTATCGCCCTCCAGCCCAGCAGCGGCTTTTGCGCGGAGCTGTCTGCTGCCACCACGGTCCTGCTGGCTTCCCACCTGGGCTTGCCGGTCTCGACCTCCCATACTCTAATTGGCGCTGTGGTGGGGATTGGGCTGCTCCAGGGCGCTGGCTCGATTCGGTTCCAGACGGTGCGAGGCATCTTGCTGGCCTGGGTGGTC